The genomic segment ATTTCGGAGGGTGATTTATACATAGGCGATCGCCGTGTCAACGATGTGGCTCCCAAAGATCGCGACATCGCCATGGTTTTTCAAAGCTATGCTCTCTATCCGCACATGAATGTGTACGAAAATATGGCTTTCGGCCTGAAATTGCGCAAATTCTCCAAATCCGATATTGATAAGCGAATTCAAGATGCAGCTCGAATCCTCGATATTTCGCATTTGCTAGACCGCAAGCCAAAAGCGCTGTCGGGGGGACAAAGACAGCGTGTCGCATTGGGTCGTGCGATTGTTCGTGAGCCCCAAGTATTTTTGATGGATGAACCGTTGTCCAACCTCGATGCGAAGCTGCGTGTACAAATGCGTACGGAAATTTTGAAACTGCATCAACGCTTGAATACGACGATCATTTATGTGACGCACGATCAAACGGAAGCCATGACCATGGGAGATCGGATCGTCGTCATGAAGGACGGCCTCATCCAACAGGTGGCAACCCCGACTGAAATCTACAATCATCCAGTCAATCTGTTTGTAGCGAGCTTCATTGGCTCCCCCGCGATGAACTTTGTAAAAGGGAATCTTTCCGAGAAAGACGGGGCACTCTATTTTGATGCGCAAAATATTCATGTACGCTTCCCAGAAGATAAAGCCAAGACTTTACGGGAAAAAGGTTATATAAATAAGCAGGTTATTTTTGGTATTCGCCCTGAGGATATTTACAGTGACGCCTCTTTTATGGAAGCAAATCCATTTGAGAGCTTGCTGGAAGCAGAAGTGGAAGTCGTAGAAAATATGGGCTCCGAATTGTACGTCTATTTCCACAATATCGGGGATACCCAGATGGTAGCGCGTGTAGATTCTCGTGAAGCCCTAAAACCAAAGATGAAGGTAAAACTAGCGATGGATCTTGCCAAATGTCATGTATTTGACAGCGAGACAGATGTAGCTGTATTCTAATAGCGACGTGAGAAGGAGTGTCCCATCCGGCATTCCTTTTCCTATTTTTTTGTGCCAAAACCTTTATAGAGAGAACACCTAGAGAGATAGCGTGGAGAGGAGCGGATATGAAGTGGCTTATCAAATCGTCTTTTTTGACATTGACGGAACCTTACTGAACACCGATCACATCATTCCACAAACAACGGTGGACGCCGTACAAACATTAAAACAAAACGGTGTCCATGTCGCGATCGCAACCGGCCGAGCTCCTTATCATTTGATGCCAATCGCTGAGCAACTGGGCATTGAGACATTCGTGGGCTTTAACGGGTCGTATGTGAAGAGCGAAGGGAAGATCATCCATCACACGCCAATTGCTACAGATACATTGGC from the Brevibacillus brevis genome contains:
- a CDS encoding ABC transporter ATP-binding protein — protein: MAKVSLSHIYKRYGNNVTAVDDFHLEIQDREFLVLVGPSGCGKSTTLRMIAGLEEISEGDLYIGDRRVNDVAPKDRDIAMVFQSYALYPHMNVYENMAFGLKLRKFSKSDIDKRIQDAARILDISHLLDRKPKALSGGQRQRVALGRAIVREPQVFLMDEPLSNLDAKLRVQMRTEILKLHQRLNTTIIYVTHDQTEAMTMGDRIVVMKDGLIQQVATPTEIYNHPVNLFVASFIGSPAMNFVKGNLSEKDGALYFDAQNIHVRFPEDKAKTLREKGYINKQVIFGIRPEDIYSDASFMEANPFESLLEAEVEVVENMGSELYVYFHNIGDTQMVARVDSREALKPKMKVKLAMDLAKCHVFDSETDVAVF